In Gulosibacter molinativorax, a single window of DNA contains:
- a CDS encoding M3 family metallopeptidase encodes MTGSLAPDNPFASPSSLPHDLPPFARIRTEHFAPAIEAGFTEHLAEVDAITANDEPATFTNTIEALERSGRLLDRVLEVFFALTSSDATEEMESLEEEFSPRIAAHYDAISLNSALYSRIRAVFDQREGQDLTQEQRYLVERYELEYRLDGAGLDESGKARLKELNQQLASLDSLFVRNLQGDTNALAVVVDDVGELDGLAESEIAAARAAATEAGLDGKYRITLPLYTGHPWLAQLRNRGLRERIFTASRARGSRGGEHDNRETVLESVRLRAERAELLGFSSHAALVAANSTAGSVAAIDERLATLSGPAVRNAGRELEVLQRLAEEQQRASGADPFALEPWDWAFYAEQVRARDYDVDEAALRPYFEAERVLHDGVFHAAELVYGITFAPREELVAHHPDAQVFEVFDADGSALGLYILDLYTRDIKRGGAWMSTYRQQNELGGESTVVFNVLNVPKPPAGAPTLLTLDEVETLFHEFGHALHGLLAHVTYPHFGGTNVLRDFVEFPSQVNEMWLTHPVVLANYARHYETGEPLPETQREKLKAAGLFNQGFSTTEYLAASVLDMAWHKLSAAEANAVTDVVAFERDALERAGLLVETVPTRYSSTYFQHIFGGGYSAGYYGYIWSEVFDAASVEVFEASDEVRGTGERFRLAILQPGGSRPPQQLVREFLGEDARIEPLLRRRGLTGWG; translated from the coding sequence ATGACCGGTTCGCTTGCTCCCGATAACCCCTTCGCATCCCCGTCTTCGCTCCCCCACGACCTCCCGCCGTTTGCGCGCATCCGGACCGAGCACTTCGCGCCCGCCATCGAGGCGGGATTTACCGAACATCTCGCCGAGGTCGACGCGATCACCGCGAACGACGAGCCCGCGACCTTCACCAACACGATCGAGGCGCTCGAACGCTCGGGACGGCTGCTCGACCGAGTGCTGGAGGTGTTCTTCGCGCTCACCTCTTCTGATGCGACCGAGGAAATGGAATCGCTCGAGGAAGAGTTCTCGCCCCGCATCGCCGCCCACTACGACGCGATCAGCCTGAACTCGGCGCTGTACTCGCGCATCCGTGCGGTGTTCGACCAGCGCGAAGGCCAGGACCTCACGCAGGAGCAGCGCTACCTCGTGGAGCGCTACGAGCTCGAGTACCGGCTCGACGGTGCTGGCCTTGACGAGTCCGGCAAGGCCCGGCTGAAGGAACTCAACCAGCAGCTCGCGAGCCTCGACTCGCTGTTCGTGCGCAATCTCCAGGGCGATACAAATGCGCTCGCCGTCGTGGTCGACGATGTCGGGGAACTCGACGGGCTCGCCGAATCCGAGATCGCTGCGGCTCGCGCCGCCGCGACCGAAGCGGGGCTCGACGGCAAGTATCGCATCACCCTCCCGCTCTACACCGGCCATCCCTGGCTCGCCCAACTTCGCAATCGGGGCCTGCGCGAACGAATCTTCACCGCATCCCGGGCGCGCGGATCCCGCGGAGGCGAGCACGACAACCGAGAGACGGTGCTTGAATCGGTGCGGCTTCGGGCCGAACGCGCAGAGCTGCTCGGGTTCTCGAGCCACGCCGCGCTCGTGGCCGCCAACTCCACCGCAGGCTCCGTCGCCGCAATCGACGAGCGGCTCGCGACCCTCTCGGGCCCTGCGGTTCGCAATGCGGGTCGAGAGCTTGAGGTTCTCCAACGGCTCGCGGAAGAGCAGCAGCGTGCGAGCGGCGCTGATCCGTTCGCACTCGAGCCCTGGGACTGGGCGTTCTATGCGGAGCAGGTACGAGCACGCGACTACGACGTCGACGAAGCGGCGCTGCGGCCATATTTCGAGGCCGAGCGGGTGCTTCACGACGGCGTGTTCCATGCGGCGGAGCTCGTCTACGGGATCACCTTTGCGCCGCGCGAGGAGCTCGTCGCTCACCACCCGGATGCTCAGGTCTTCGAGGTTTTCGACGCCGATGGCAGCGCGCTCGGACTCTACATCCTTGACCTCTACACGCGCGATATTAAGCGCGGCGGCGCCTGGATGTCGACTTATCGGCAGCAGAACGAGCTGGGCGGCGAGTCGACGGTCGTGTTCAACGTGCTCAACGTGCCGAAGCCGCCCGCGGGCGCGCCTACGCTCCTCACGCTCGACGAGGTCGAGACGCTGTTCCACGAGTTCGGCCACGCGCTCCACGGACTGCTCGCCCACGTCACCTACCCGCACTTCGGCGGCACGAACGTCCTGCGCGACTTCGTCGAGTTCCCGAGCCAGGTCAACGAAATGTGGCTCACGCATCCGGTCGTACTTGCAAATTACGCGCGCCACTACGAAACCGGCGAGCCACTCCCCGAGACCCAGCGGGAGAAGCTGAAGGCCGCCGGCCTGTTCAATCAGGGGTTCTCGACCACGGAATATCTGGCTGCTTCCGTGCTCGACATGGCCTGGCACAAGCTCTCCGCAGCTGAGGCTAACGCCGTCACCGACGTCGTCGCCTTCGAGCGGGATGCGCTCGAGCGCGCGGGACTGCTCGTCGAGACGGTGCCCACGCGGTACTCGTCCACGTACTTCCAGCACATCTTCGGCGGCGGCTACTCGGCCGGTTACTACGGCTACATCTGGAGCGAGGTGTTCGATGCGGCCTCGGTCGAGGTCTTCGAGGCATCGGATGAAGTTCGAGGCACCGGTGAGCGCTTCCGTCTCGCAATCCTTCAGCCGGGAGGCTCCCGCCCACCGCAGCAGCTCGTGCGCGAGTTCCTCGGTGAGGATGCGCGGATCGAGCCGCTGCTACGCAGGCGCGGGCTTACCGGGTGGGGCTGA
- a CDS encoding GNAT family N-acetyltransferase, with the protein MTESLSRSSRRSARATAPSRPTPTVRPLSDSDFFTWVGLYSQYLQDQGAKFTDERALRTWQSMHRITDLKSLVVERSGHIGGFAFATPHLNALDGFLQLEIGAIYVEQMEADGASLEALFESLNDHAASIGASRLLWRAPSANGLYTRISRSFGTLTEDGTFAMPVHN; encoded by the coding sequence ATGACTGAATCACTTTCACGCTCCTCCCGCCGAAGCGCGCGTGCGACGGCTCCATCCCGCCCGACGCCCACGGTTCGGCCGCTGTCCGACTCCGATTTCTTCACGTGGGTGGGCCTCTATAGTCAGTATCTCCAGGATCAGGGCGCAAAATTCACGGATGAACGCGCGCTGCGGACTTGGCAGTCCATGCACCGGATTACCGACCTCAAGTCGCTCGTGGTCGAGCGCTCCGGTCACATCGGCGGATTCGCGTTCGCGACCCCGCATCTCAATGCCCTTGACGGATTTCTCCAGCTCGAAATTGGTGCGATCTACGTCGAGCAAATGGAGGCCGACGGTGCTTCGCTCGAGGCGCTCTTCGAGTCGCTGAACGACCACGCCGCGTCGATCGGCGCTTCGAGGTTGTTGTGGCGCGCCCCTTCCGCGAACGGGCTGTACACCCGGATTAGCCGGAGTTTTGGGACGCTGACCGAAGACGGCACGTTTGCGATGCCGGTGCACAACTAG
- the valS gene encoding valine--tRNA ligase, translated as MTATPANIPDKPALEGLEAKWEEVWEDQGTYRFKREGATREDVYSIDTPPPTASGSLHIGHVFSYTHTDVVARYKRMQGKRVFYPMGWDDNGLPTERRVQNYYGVRCDPSLPYVEGFEPPHRGGEGKSIKAADQQPISRQNFIELCLELTQEDEKSFEDLWRQLGLSVDWQQTYRTIDDNSRRASQLGFIRNIARGEAYQDMAPTLWDVTFRTAVAQAELEDRDQPGAYHRLAFHAEDGDIHIETTRPELLPACVALVAHPDDERYQPYFGKTVRTPLFDVEVPVLSHQLAQPDKGSGIAMICTFGDVTDVIWWRELKLPNRSIIGEDGRIIAERPEVITSETGKAIFDEMAGKTVFSAKKIVVDALTESGELEGEIKTITHPVKFFEKGDKPLEIVSTRQWYVKNGANDKDLRARLLEHGKNLKFWPDFMRVRYENWVEGLSGDWLISRQRFFGVPIPVWYPIDAEGTVQYETPIIPAEDQLPVDPSSDAPSGYEESQRGQAGGFLGEVDVMDTWMTSSLTPQLVGGWERDNELFELVYPFDLRPQGQDIIRTWLFSTLLRSELEAQTLPWENATLSGFIVDPDRKKMSKSKGNVVTPAGLLDQHGSDAVRYWAASSRLGTDAAFDPQRPTQIKIGRRLAIKVLNAAKLVLGFDASGAEVASITNPLDLAMLAELRQVVETATAALDEYNHARALEVSETFFWTFCDDYLELVKDRAYSEEDTAGRQSAVAAMRLATSVLLRLFAPVIPFATEEVWSWWQDGSVHEAAWPQVADLPECGVPAVLALASQALISIRGAKTTEKVSQKTPILGMTIEAPAEQLEQLRGIAEDLKAVGRVEAMNLAEGEAFAIRDVELGEPPQKKQD; from the coding sequence ATGACGGCCACGCCCGCAAACATCCCAGACAAGCCGGCCCTCGAAGGGCTCGAAGCCAAGTGGGAAGAGGTGTGGGAAGACCAGGGAACGTACCGTTTCAAGCGCGAGGGCGCGACGCGCGAGGACGTCTACTCGATCGACACTCCCCCGCCGACCGCATCCGGCTCGCTACACATCGGCCACGTGTTCTCGTACACGCACACCGACGTCGTCGCCCGCTACAAGCGGATGCAGGGAAAACGCGTGTTCTACCCGATGGGTTGGGACGACAACGGCCTGCCGACCGAGCGTCGTGTGCAGAACTACTACGGCGTTCGCTGCGACCCGTCGCTCCCCTACGTCGAGGGTTTTGAACCGCCGCACCGCGGTGGCGAGGGCAAGAGCATCAAGGCCGCCGACCAGCAGCCGATCTCGCGCCAGAACTTCATCGAGCTGTGCCTCGAGCTGACACAGGAGGACGAGAAGTCCTTCGAGGACCTGTGGCGACAGCTCGGCCTGTCGGTCGACTGGCAACAGACCTACCGCACGATCGACGATAACTCGCGCCGCGCATCCCAGCTCGGCTTCATTCGCAACATCGCCCGCGGCGAGGCGTACCAGGACATGGCGCCGACGCTGTGGGACGTGACCTTCCGCACGGCCGTGGCCCAGGCCGAGCTCGAGGACCGCGACCAGCCCGGCGCATACCACCGCCTCGCCTTCCACGCCGAGGACGGCGACATCCACATCGAAACCACGCGCCCCGAGCTGCTGCCGGCGTGTGTGGCCCTGGTCGCGCATCCTGACGACGAGCGCTACCAGCCCTACTTCGGCAAGACCGTGCGCACCCCGCTCTTCGACGTCGAGGTGCCGGTGCTCTCCCACCAGCTCGCGCAGCCGGACAAGGGCTCGGGTATCGCGATGATCTGTACCTTCGGTGACGTCACCGACGTGATCTGGTGGCGCGAGCTGAAGCTCCCGAACCGCTCGATCATCGGCGAGGACGGCCGCATCATTGCCGAGCGCCCCGAGGTCATCACGAGCGAGACCGGCAAGGCCATCTTCGACGAGATGGCGGGCAAGACCGTGTTCTCGGCGAAGAAGATCGTCGTGGATGCGCTGACCGAGTCGGGCGAGCTCGAGGGGGAGATCAAGACGATTACCCACCCCGTAAAGTTCTTCGAGAAGGGCGACAAGCCGCTCGAGATCGTCTCGACCCGCCAGTGGTACGTGAAGAACGGTGCGAACGACAAGGACCTCCGCGCTCGCCTCCTCGAGCACGGCAAGAACCTCAAGTTCTGGCCCGACTTCATGCGCGTGCGCTACGAGAACTGGGTCGAGGGCCTCTCCGGCGACTGGCTCATCTCGCGTCAGCGCTTCTTCGGCGTGCCGATCCCGGTTTGGTACCCGATCGACGCCGAGGGCACCGTGCAGTACGAGACCCCGATCATCCCTGCCGAAGACCAGCTCCCCGTCGACCCGTCTTCGGATGCGCCGTCAGGATACGAGGAATCGCAGCGCGGCCAGGCGGGTGGTTTCCTCGGCGAAGTCGACGTCATGGACACCTGGATGACCTCGTCCCTCACCCCGCAGCTTGTCGGCGGCTGGGAGCGCGACAACGAGCTCTTCGAGCTCGTCTACCCGTTCGACCTGCGCCCGCAGGGTCAGGACATCATCCGCACCTGGCTATTCTCGACGCTGCTGCGCAGCGAGCTCGAGGCACAGACCCTGCCTTGGGAAAACGCGACGCTCTCGGGCTTCATTGTTGACCCAGATCGCAAGAAGATGTCGAAGTCGAAGGGCAACGTGGTCACGCCCGCGGGCCTGCTCGACCAGCACGGTTCGGATGCGGTTCGGTACTGGGCAGCGTCGAGCCGCCTCGGCACCGACGCTGCCTTCGACCCGCAGCGACCCACGCAGATCAAGATCGGTCGACGCCTCGCGATCAAGGTGCTGAACGCGGCCAAGCTCGTGCTCGGGTTCGATGCGTCGGGTGCCGAGGTGGCGTCGATCACCAACCCGCTCGACCTCGCGATGCTCGCCGAGCTCCGCCAGGTCGTCGAGACCGCAACCGCGGCCCTCGACGAATACAACCACGCCCGCGCACTCGAGGTCTCGGAGACGTTCTTCTGGACGTTCTGTGACGACTACCTCGAGCTCGTGAAGGACCGCGCCTACAGCGAAGAGGATACGGCTGGCCGTCAGTCGGCCGTCGCGGCAATGCGCCTGGCCACCTCGGTGCTACTGCGCCTGTTCGCGCCGGTAATCCCGTTTGCGACCGAAGAGGTGTGGTCGTGGTGGCAGGACGGTTCGGTACACGAGGCCGCGTGGCCGCAGGTCGCCGACCTGCCCGAGTGCGGCGTGCCTGCCGTGCTCGCCCTCGCATCCCAGGCCCTCATTTCGATCCGCGGCGCGAAGACGACCGAGAAGGTCTCGCAGAAGACGCCGATCCTGGGCATGACGATCGAGGCACCCGCCGAGCAGCTCGAGCAGCTGCGCGGTATCGCGGAGGACCTGAAGGCAGTCGGCCGCGTCGAGGCGATGAATCTCGCCGAGGGTGAGGCATTCGCGATTCGCGACGTCGAGCTCGGCGAGCCACCGCAGAAGAAGCAGGACTAG
- a CDS encoding TetR/AcrR family transcriptional regulator, whose amino-acid sequence MTDPRVLRTRESMQAAALELAMGDEAKSFNVAAITQLAGINRATFYDHYSSVQDVLFAALTRDLDVLRYLDIERRADRSRPRLDVLRDSLEGVVAHIRKFEPIYRRSFDNTSDGVSQNVLTKHFTVSIRQVIDRQPAFPEELNRDIAAHFVAYALVGAIEVWVMNDNVSEKALLESVLASMPGWWGELD is encoded by the coding sequence ATGACTGATCCGCGAGTATTGCGGACCCGCGAGTCGATGCAGGCCGCGGCGCTCGAGCTCGCGATGGGCGACGAAGCGAAGTCGTTCAACGTCGCCGCTATCACCCAGCTCGCCGGCATCAACCGCGCGACCTTCTACGATCACTATTCCTCGGTGCAGGATGTGTTGTTCGCGGCCCTAACGAGGGATCTGGATGTGCTTCGCTACCTCGACATCGAGCGTCGCGCCGACCGCTCGCGACCTCGCCTCGACGTGCTGCGCGATTCGCTCGAGGGCGTCGTGGCACACATCCGCAAGTTCGAACCGATCTACCGCCGCTCGTTCGACAACACTTCCGACGGAGTCTCGCAGAACGTTCTCACGAAGCACTTCACGGTGTCGATCCGCCAGGTCATCGACCGACAGCCAGCATTCCCAGAGGAACTCAACCGCGATATCGCGGCCCACTTTGTCGCATACGCGCTCGTCGGTGCCATCGAGGTGTGGGTGATGAACGACAACGTCAGCGAGAAAGCGCTATTGGAGTCGGTGCTCGCCTCGATGCCCGGCTGGTGGGGAGAGCTGGACTAG
- a CDS encoding NCS2 family permease: protein MSNQTASTRTPNPSTPGLLERLFQLSDRRSTVSREIRGGVVTFITISYILVLNPIILAGSSSPDVEGNFLDAVQVASATALASGLLTILFGLVANLPFALSAGLGINSFLAVSMVHQVTWPEAMGLVFLNGVIIVILGATGARTAIFHAVPAALKSAITVGIGMFIAFVGLVNSGFVTRAEGTPVQLGFGGSITTVPTVIFVVTLLLMAILLVRKVPGAILIGMVVGTVIALVVEAIWHIGAAGAENPGGWGLTVPTLPKTIVSVPDLGLIGEFDLFGSFARIGPVAALMLLLTLVFMNFFDAMGAMTGLARNAGLANEDGTFPRIRQAFIIEGLGAVVGGATSTSSNTIYVDSASGIGEGARTGLASVVTGLLFVIAMFFTPLAVVVPMEVGSAALVVVGAMMMAGVSDIEWHDIAVAIPTFLTIITMPLTYSIANGIGVGFVSWVIIHAFSGRARQVHWLLWVVAAGFIIFFARTPLESLLG, encoded by the coding sequence GTGAGCAACCAGACGGCATCCACGCGTACGCCCAATCCTTCGACTCCGGGTCTCCTCGAGCGGCTATTCCAGCTGAGTGATCGACGTTCGACCGTGAGCCGCGAGATCCGGGGTGGCGTCGTCACCTTCATCACAATCTCGTACATCCTGGTGCTCAACCCGATCATCCTCGCCGGTAGCTCCTCCCCCGACGTCGAGGGGAACTTCCTCGACGCGGTCCAGGTTGCATCCGCGACGGCACTCGCGTCCGGGCTCCTCACGATCCTGTTCGGCCTCGTCGCCAACCTGCCGTTCGCGCTGTCCGCGGGTCTCGGTATCAACTCGTTCCTCGCGGTCTCGATGGTCCATCAGGTCACGTGGCCGGAGGCCATGGGGCTCGTGTTCCTCAACGGCGTGATCATCGTGATTCTCGGCGCCACCGGGGCGCGCACCGCGATCTTCCATGCCGTGCCGGCCGCCTTGAAATCCGCGATCACCGTCGGCATCGGCATGTTCATCGCGTTCGTCGGGCTCGTCAATTCCGGCTTTGTCACGCGCGCCGAGGGCACACCTGTGCAGCTCGGCTTCGGTGGCTCGATCACGACCGTTCCCACGGTCATCTTCGTCGTAACCCTGCTGCTCATGGCGATCCTGCTCGTACGAAAAGTGCCCGGCGCCATCCTGATCGGTATGGTCGTCGGCACCGTCATCGCGCTGGTGGTCGAAGCCATCTGGCACATCGGCGCCGCTGGAGCGGAGAATCCCGGTGGCTGGGGGCTCACCGTCCCGACACTGCCGAAGACGATCGTCTCGGTGCCCGATCTCGGCCTCATCGGCGAGTTCGATCTCTTCGGCTCGTTCGCGCGCATCGGCCCGGTCGCCGCCCTCATGCTGCTCCTCACGCTCGTGTTCATGAACTTCTTCGACGCGATGGGGGCGATGACGGGCCTCGCCCGAAACGCCGGACTTGCGAACGAAGACGGCACGTTCCCGCGCATCCGCCAGGCGTTCATCATCGAGGGTCTCGGCGCCGTGGTCGGTGGCGCGACCTCCACCTCCTCGAACACGATCTATGTCGACTCCGCGTCGGGCATCGGTGAGGGTGCTCGCACCGGTCTGGCGTCGGTTGTAACGGGGTTGCTGTTCGTGATTGCGATGTTCTTCACCCCGCTCGCCGTCGTCGTCCCGATGGAGGTCGGCTCAGCCGCCCTCGTGGTCGTCGGCGCCATGATGATGGCCGGAGTCTCGGACATCGAATGGCACGACATCGCCGTGGCCATCCCCACCTTCCTCACGATCATCACGATGCCGCTTACCTACTCGATCGCGAACGGCATCGGCGTGGGCTTCGTCTCCTGGGTCATCATCCACGCGTTCTCCGGGCGCGCCCGTCAGGTGCACTGGCTGCTCTGGGTGGTTGCCGCCGGATTCATCATCTTCTTCGCGAGGACGCCACTCGAGTCGCTGCTCGGCTAG
- a CDS encoding phosphoenolpyruvate carboxykinase (GTP) has protein sequence MTSPSPVNATDIPQLSENAEVNAWVVETAELTQPAEVVWCDGSEEEYNRIANEMVEAGTLIRLNPELRPNSFLARSDAADVARVESRTFICSEKEEDAGPTNNWRAPAEMRAELNGLFEGSMRGRTMYVVPFAMGPLGGKITQYGVEITDSPYVVLSMAIMTRSGSEALSYIKPGREWVKALHSVGYPLVDAEGNARPDVEWPCNDNKYITHFPDDLEIISYGSGYGGNALLGKKCFALRIASVMARDEGWMAEHMLLIQATNPEGRKFTITGAFPSATGKTNLAMMRPKLPGWKVETLGDDIAWMRPGDDGRLYAINPEFGFFGVAPGSGYSTNPVAMETIASNTIFTNVALTDDGDVWWEGMTDEAPAHLIDWQGNDWTPESDAPAAHPNARFTVRAEQCPTISDDWQAADGVPVDIILFGGRRRTNVPLVYQSKSWEHGCFLGATLGSERTAAAEGKVGELRRDPFAMQPFAGYHMADYWGHWLEMGEVLGDKAPAIFQVNWFRRGADGSFLWPGFGENIRAIEWATQRVEGKVDAVEQPIGNLPKLEDVDVDGLDIDQATLEAIFDVPTEGWLAELDDTEEYFGKIGDKVPAQLHEQLKQVREGFTK, from the coding sequence ATGACCTCACCCTCGCCCGTGAACGCTACAGACATCCCACAGTTGTCCGAAAATGCGGAAGTCAACGCTTGGGTGGTGGAAACCGCAGAGCTCACTCAGCCTGCTGAGGTGGTTTGGTGCGATGGCAGCGAAGAAGAATACAACCGCATCGCCAACGAAATGGTCGAGGCCGGAACCCTCATTCGCCTGAACCCCGAGCTTCGCCCGAACTCATTCCTCGCCCGCTCGGACGCCGCCGACGTCGCCCGTGTCGAGAGCCGCACCTTCATCTGCTCGGAGAAGGAAGAGGACGCTGGCCCCACGAACAACTGGCGCGCACCTGCCGAGATGCGTGCCGAACTCAACGGCCTGTTCGAGGGCTCGATGCGCGGCCGCACGATGTACGTCGTGCCGTTCGCGATGGGCCCCCTCGGCGGCAAGATCACGCAGTACGGCGTCGAGATCACCGACTCACCCTATGTCGTACTCTCGATGGCGATCATGACCCGCTCGGGCAGCGAGGCCCTCTCCTACATCAAGCCCGGCCGCGAGTGGGTCAAGGCCCTGCACTCGGTCGGCTACCCGCTCGTGGATGCGGAAGGCAACGCTCGCCCGGACGTCGAGTGGCCCTGCAACGACAACAAGTACATCACGCACTTCCCCGACGACCTCGAGATCATCTCGTACGGCTCGGGCTACGGCGGCAACGCGCTGCTCGGGAAGAAGTGCTTCGCCCTGCGCATCGCCTCGGTAATGGCACGCGACGAGGGCTGGATGGCCGAGCACATGCTGCTCATCCAGGCCACCAACCCGGAGGGTCGCAAGTTCACGATCACCGGCGCGTTCCCGTCGGCGACGGGTAAGACCAACCTCGCGATGATGCGTCCGAAGCTTCCGGGCTGGAAGGTCGAGACCCTCGGCGACGACATCGCGTGGATGCGCCCCGGCGACGACGGCCGCCTGTACGCAATCAACCCCGAGTTCGGGTTCTTCGGCGTCGCGCCCGGCTCCGGCTACTCGACGAACCCCGTCGCGATGGAAACCATCGCTTCGAACACCATCTTCACCAACGTGGCGCTCACCGATGACGGCGACGTGTGGTGGGAGGGTATGACCGACGAGGCACCCGCGCACCTGATCGATTGGCAGGGCAACGACTGGACGCCCGAGTCCGACGCCCCGGCCGCGCACCCGAATGCACGATTCACCGTGCGCGCCGAGCAGTGCCCGACTATCTCGGATGACTGGCAGGCAGCCGACGGTGTTCCCGTCGACATCATCCTGTTCGGTGGCCGCCGCCGCACCAACGTGCCGCTCGTTTACCAGTCGAAGAGCTGGGAGCACGGCTGCTTCCTCGGCGCAACGCTCGGTTCCGAGCGCACCGCGGCAGCCGAAGGCAAGGTCGGCGAGCTTCGCCGCGACCCGTTCGCGATGCAGCCGTTCGCTGGCTACCACATGGCCGACTACTGGGGCCACTGGCTCGAGATGGGCGAGGTCCTTGGCGACAAGGCGCCCGCGATCTTCCAGGTGAACTGGTTCCGTCGCGGCGCCGACGGCTCGTTCCTCTGGCCGGGCTTCGGCGAGAACATCCGCGCGATTGAGTGGGCCACGCAGCGCGTCGAGGGCAAGGTCGATGCCGTAGAGCAGCCGATCGGTAACCTCCCGAAGCTCGAGGATGTCGACGTCGACGGCCTCGACATCGACCAGGCCACGCTCGAGGCGATCTTCGACGTGCCGACCGAGGGTTGGCTCGCCGAGCTCGACGACACCGAAGAGTACTTCGGCAAGATCGGCGACAAGGTGCCCGCGCAGCTGCACGAGCAGCTCAAGCAGGTTCGCGAGGGCTTCACGAAGTAA
- a CDS encoding ATP-binding cassette domain-containing protein encodes MTASEQQLQLLEVRDLRIRFGRDHVVRGLDLEIAKGEALGLIGSSGSGKSLTARALMGLAGEGATVDAERMRLGETDLLALSERQLRKVRGGRIGLVLQDALVSLDPARTIGAELDDAIKLHSRASTSERRERALELLTRVGLPEPEVRMKQRAGALSGGQRQRALIAIALAGDPELLIADEPTTALDAGARRDLLALLRSLADDGLGILFVSHDLASVRILCDRVAVIDDGRIVETAATERILTAPDSAAGKALVEALPQPPRARPPHEGPILLAAEGLERKYRRPDGSKFTALQDASLELRAGETLGVVGASGSGKSTLARLLLALDPPDAGSVTFDGAQWSPARESARRPRRHLMGMVAQDPLSTFDPRLRVGAILADAVSGGRVRSSNKLRPRLIELLEEVGLGEQHLTARPIALSGGERQRVAIARALAGSPSVLICDEAVSALDATVRRSVLDLIDEIRRERALACIFISHDLDVVGEIADRVAVVDSGRIVETALTLDLFTNPQHPASRTLLLGRDLEAS; translated from the coding sequence ATGACTGCCAGCGAACAACAATTGCAGTTACTCGAGGTACGTGACCTGCGCATCCGGTTCGGCCGCGACCACGTCGTCCGCGGCCTCGACCTCGAGATCGCCAAGGGCGAGGCGCTCGGCTTGATCGGATCGTCCGGCTCGGGCAAGTCGCTCACCGCCCGCGCGCTCATGGGCCTCGCGGGTGAGGGTGCGACCGTTGACGCCGAGCGGATGCGCCTCGGGGAAACCGACCTGCTCGCGCTTTCGGAGCGGCAGCTGCGCAAGGTCCGTGGCGGGCGAATCGGTCTTGTGCTGCAGGATGCGCTCGTCTCCCTCGATCCGGCCCGCACGATCGGCGCCGAGCTTGACGACGCCATCAAACTGCACAGCCGCGCATCCACCAGCGAGCGTCGCGAACGCGCCCTCGAACTGCTCACCCGGGTCGGGCTGCCCGAACCCGAGGTGCGAATGAAACAGCGCGCGGGCGCGCTCTCGGGCGGACAGCGGCAGCGCGCGCTCATCGCCATCGCGCTCGCTGGCGATCCCGAGCTGCTTATTGCCGACGAGCCCACGACCGCGCTCGACGCGGGTGCCCGACGTGACCTCCTCGCACTCCTCCGATCCCTGGCGGACGACGGCCTCGGCATCCTGTTCGTCTCGCACGATCTCGCGTCGGTGCGCATCCTGTGCGATCGAGTCGCGGTGATCGACGACGGCCGCATCGTCGAGACGGCCGCGACTGAGCGCATCCTGACCGCCCCGGATTCTGCCGCGGGCAAGGCCCTCGTCGAGGCCCTGCCCCAGCCGCCCCGGGCGCGTCCCCCGCACGAGGGCCCGATTTTGCTGGCTGCCGAGGGACTCGAGCGGAAATACCGGCGGCCCGACGGGAGCAAATTCACCGCTTTGCAGGATGCGTCGCTCGAGCTCCGTGCGGGCGAGACACTCGGCGTGGTCGGTGCGTCCGGCTCCGGCAAGTCGACGCTGGCCCGGCTATTGCTCGCGCTCGACCCACCCGATGCGGGCAGCGTGACCTTCGATGGCGCCCAGTGGTCCCCCGCTCGAGAATCGGCGCGACGACCCCGTCGACACCTCATGGGCATGGTGGCGCAGGATCCGCTGTCGACGTTCGACCCGCGACTACGCGTGGGGGCCATTCTTGCCGACGCCGTTTCTGGCGGACGCGTGCGCAGTTCGAACAAACTCCGGCCGAGGCTCATCGAGCTCCTCGAGGAGGTAGGTCTTGGCGAACAGCACCTCACCGCGCGACCAATCGCGCTCTCCGGCGGTGAACGCCAACGCGTGGCGATTGCCCGCGCCCTCGCGGGGAGCCCCAGCGTGCTGATCTGTGACGAGGCCGTGTCTGCCCTCGACGCCACCGTACGGCGCTCGGTACTCGATCTCATCGACGAAATCCGGCGAGAGCGTGCCCTTGCATGCATCTTCATCTCGCACGACCTTGATGTCGTGGGCGAGATCGCCGACCGCGTTGCGGTGGTGGACTCCGGCCGCATCGTCGAGACCGCCCTGACCCTCGACCTGTTCACCAACCCCCAACATCCCGCCTCCCGGACACTCCTTCTCGGTCGTGATCTTGAAGCTTCGTGA